One part of the Gemmatimonadaceae bacterium genome encodes these proteins:
- the fliQ gene encoding flagellar biosynthesis protein FliQ: MTHTLVTDLARNAMMVTALVAAPLLAVALLIGLLVSVFQTVTQIQEQTLSFVPKLIGVGLTLVVALPWMLQLLVEYTTQLLRSLPALVQ, encoded by the coding sequence ATGACCCACACCCTCGTCACGGACCTCGCGCGCAACGCGATGATGGTCACTGCGCTCGTGGCAGCGCCGCTGCTCGCAGTCGCGCTGCTGATCGGACTCCTCGTGAGCGTCTTCCAGACCGTCACGCAGATCCAGGAGCAGACGCTCTCCTTCGTCCCCAAGTTGATCGGCGTCGGGCTGACGCTGGTGGTGGCGCTGCCATGGATGCTGCAGCTGCTCGTGGAGTACACCACGCAGCTCCTTCGCTCGCTCCCGGCCCTGGTGCAATGA
- the fliN gene encoding flagellar motor switch protein FliN, whose protein sequence is MTSGAAQEPMDASFEELQAALAGGGEVPLGLLLDLTLPVSIELGRTSMTVQDVLRLGRGSVIQLERLAGEPIDIFVGDRRFAEGEVVVLGEHFGVRLTRILSRKGPAEAAA, encoded by the coding sequence ATGACTTCAGGCGCTGCGCAGGAACCCATGGACGCCTCCTTCGAGGAGTTGCAGGCAGCCCTCGCCGGTGGCGGTGAAGTGCCGTTAGGCCTGCTCCTCGATCTCACGCTGCCGGTCTCGATCGAACTGGGCCGCACGTCGATGACGGTGCAGGACGTGCTGCGCCTGGGGCGTGGCTCGGTCATCCAGCTCGAACGCCTCGCGGGCGAACCGATCGACATCTTCGTTGGCGACCGTCGCTTCGCCGAGGGCGAGGTGGTGGTGCTCGGCGAACACTTCGGTGTGCGGCTCACGCGCATCCTCTCCAGGAAGGGCCCGGCGGAGGCCGCGGCGTGA
- a CDS encoding DUF3466 family protein — translation MRQLARSSAIVAVGLLGACSLDTVAAPSRALVPMDANADVSAAATTWEVNLLPLLPGGTWSHATAINEGGVVVGYGNVAGGAVHAFRYANGVLTDIGTQAGYRNTRAHGINKNGSIVGVATLTKRGRVNTAVMWDAAGVVGPLPGTDTVGASVAYAINDGNTVVGSFRNARGDRHASRWAKGKLEDLNPWFQPGLHSDARAINNAGVIVGFGDFHTTFSLYSGARWDAAKTFTPIYPLNNGVIYADSNRVYDINNNGDWIGWSSYPTNAVPSTIHSSLQPEYLSGMVGAHEVALSDKGRMVATTLLNSRKRAVTSTWYVGGPTSPDRLPLLPQFSVSQATDVNTCGRVVGIMQPANQPAARRAVVWARYVVVRGVRRYPCD, via the coding sequence ATGCGGCAGCTTGCTCGATCTTCGGCGATCGTCGCTGTTGGCCTTCTCGGCGCCTGTTCACTCGATACGGTTGCGGCGCCGAGCCGCGCGTTGGTTCCCATGGACGCCAATGCCGACGTGAGCGCCGCGGCCACCACATGGGAAGTGAACCTGCTGCCTCTGCTTCCCGGCGGCACGTGGTCGCACGCGACGGCGATCAATGAGGGCGGCGTGGTGGTCGGCTATGGCAACGTGGCCGGCGGCGCGGTTCACGCGTTCAGGTATGCGAACGGTGTGCTCACGGATATCGGGACGCAGGCAGGGTATCGGAACACCCGCGCGCACGGCATCAACAAGAACGGTTCGATCGTCGGTGTGGCCACACTCACCAAGCGCGGGCGCGTGAACACCGCCGTGATGTGGGACGCAGCTGGCGTCGTTGGTCCGCTGCCAGGGACGGACACGGTGGGTGCATCCGTCGCCTACGCCATCAACGACGGGAACACGGTGGTCGGGTCGTTCCGGAACGCCCGCGGCGACCGCCATGCATCGCGCTGGGCCAAGGGCAAGCTCGAGGATCTGAACCCGTGGTTCCAACCCGGTCTGCACAGCGACGCGCGCGCGATCAACAACGCGGGCGTGATCGTCGGGTTCGGGGACTTCCACACGACGTTCTCGCTGTACTCCGGGGCGCGATGGGACGCCGCCAAGACCTTCACGCCGATCTATCCGCTCAACAACGGTGTGATCTACGCGGACTCGAACCGGGTTTACGACATCAACAACAACGGCGACTGGATCGGCTGGAGCAGCTATCCAACCAACGCGGTGCCGTCGACGATTCACAGCTCACTCCAGCCAGAGTACCTGAGCGGGATGGTGGGTGCGCACGAGGTCGCGCTGAGTGACAAGGGCCGCATGGTGGCCACGACGCTGCTCAATTCGCGAAAGCGCGCCGTCACGAGCACCTGGTACGTCGGCGGACCGACGAGTCCCGACCGGTTGCCGCTGCTGCCACAGTTCTCGGTCAGCCAGGCGACGGACGTGAACACGTGTGGTCGCGTGGTTGGCATCATGCAGCCGGCGAACCAGCCAGCAGCCCGCCGGGCGGTGGTGTGGGCTCGTTATGTGGTGGTTCGCGGGGTCAGGCGCTACCCGTGCGACTAG
- a CDS encoding flagellar biosynthetic protein FliR yields the protein MNTAPAFDVFAPGALPMLVLFGSRVSGLMLVAPVFAARTIPPKTRAGILIVLVVLMMPVVAATSAPVQATPASVLSEALVGFTIGLGAALLVGAAELAGELLAIQIGLQGSAIVDPLSLQQSTALGQFMQLFAIALLLSLNAHVVMLDALRASVDLIPVGGAHRLQDGLGAMLQMAGALFVIGLRFAAPVIAVVLMVNVALAVLSRAAPQLNILSLAFPIQILAGLAALIALIPILGSWFLGWETTYADLIGRALTPFHAGGR from the coding sequence ATGAACACGGCTCCGGCCTTCGACGTGTTTGCGCCCGGAGCGCTTCCGATGCTCGTGCTCTTTGGCTCGCGCGTGTCCGGCCTCATGCTCGTCGCCCCGGTGTTCGCGGCGCGCACCATTCCGCCAAAGACCCGTGCGGGCATCCTGATCGTGCTGGTGGTCCTGATGATGCCGGTGGTGGCGGCCACGTCGGCACCGGTCCAGGCCACGCCCGCGTCGGTGTTGAGTGAGGCGCTCGTTGGCTTCACCATCGGACTCGGCGCCGCGCTCCTCGTTGGCGCGGCCGAACTGGCCGGAGAACTGCTCGCGATCCAGATCGGCCTCCAGGGCAGTGCCATCGTCGACCCGCTGTCGCTGCAGCAGAGCACGGCCCTCGGCCAGTTCATGCAGCTCTTTGCCATTGCCCTGCTGCTCTCGCTCAATGCGCACGTCGTGATGCTCGATGCGCTGCGGGCGAGCGTCGACCTCATCCCGGTCGGTGGTGCGCACCGGCTGCAGGACGGCCTTGGCGCCATGCTGCAGATGGCCGGCGCGCTCTTCGTCATCGGGCTCCGCTTCGCCGCGCCGGTGATCGCGGTCGTGCTGATGGTGAACGTCGCGCTCGCAGTGCTGAGCCGCGCCGCGCCGCAGCTCAACATCCTGTCGCTCGCGTTTCCGATCCAGATCCTCGCCGGCCTCGCCGCGCTGATCGCCCTCATCCCGATCCTTGGTTCGTGGTTCCTCGGATGGGAAACCACCTACGCCGACCTCATCGGGCGGGCGCTGACGCCGTTCCATGCCGGGGGCCGCTAG
- a CDS encoding DUF4249 domain-containing protein has protein sequence MKRLLLALVPALTACERVVDVDVDEGPRRLVVEARLERILGNVTGQQAIRLSTTGSYFSGTLPPAATGATVRVTDDRGQTTTFSESNVPGTYQTSALVVTRDRMYTLRINWEGQRYEGVERTMTVSVIDSLYFAAPKPGRFSGEDGVRATIDTRDPAGEKNFYLWDQFVDGRRMLGPDSTFKMRIIAPDDAVDGKPVLGFQPFEGIGIAVGSSVLVRQVGISEATYRYYFALSDQVGADGSAFSVPPASVRGNVANLTNPLQPALGYFYVSEVAEARGVRAR, from the coding sequence ATGAAGCGACTTCTCCTGGCCCTGGTGCCCGCGCTGACGGCGTGCGAACGGGTGGTGGACGTCGACGTGGATGAGGGTCCGCGTCGCCTGGTGGTCGAGGCACGGCTCGAGCGTATTCTCGGCAATGTGACGGGTCAGCAGGCGATCCGCCTGAGCACCACGGGTTCGTACTTCTCGGGAACGCTGCCGCCGGCGGCCACCGGCGCAACCGTGAGGGTGACCGACGACCGAGGCCAAACCACGACGTTCAGCGAGTCGAACGTACCGGGCACGTACCAAACGAGCGCTCTCGTCGTCACGCGCGATCGCATGTACACGCTGCGCATCAACTGGGAGGGGCAGCGGTACGAGGGCGTGGAACGCACGATGACCGTGAGTGTGATCGACTCCCTGTACTTCGCGGCACCCAAACCGGGTCGCTTCTCCGGCGAAGACGGCGTGCGTGCGACGATCGACACGCGCGATCCGGCGGGCGAGAAGAACTTCTACCTCTGGGACCAGTTCGTGGACGGCCGCCGGATGCTTGGCCCCGACTCGACGTTCAAGATGCGCATCATCGCGCCGGACGACGCGGTCGATGGAAAGCCGGTGCTCGGTTTTCAGCCGTTCGAAGGCATCGGCATCGCGGTGGGCTCGAGCGTCCTCGTGCGCCAGGTGGGTATCTCGGAGGCCACCTATCGATACTACTTCGCCTTGTCCGACCAGGTTGGCGCGGACGGATCGGCGTTCTCGGTTCCCCCGGCGAGCGTTCGCGGCAATGTCGCCAACCTGACAAACCCTCTGCAACCGGCGCTGGGATACTTCTACGTCAGCGAGGTGGCCGAGGCGCGGGGGGTGCGGGCGCGTTGA
- a CDS encoding sigma-70 family RNA polymerase sigma factor: protein MRLAGLPRRRDRPENPATGISWPATCIAQRTTSPHGSVILPSTDLPAPVQDITALVLSTDPSAPVVERLVPLVYDQLREIARRHLRNEQAGHTLSTTALVHEAYLRLVNVPELPEENRARFLAAASVAMRRVLLDYARARKADKRGGLRRRVTLDDALGLPAGDAADDLLPLDDALTRLSAIDPRLVQVVECRFFGGMTDLETAMALGTSERTVRRDWLRARGWLAAELGA from the coding sequence ATGCGCCTGGCGGGCCTTCCCCGAAGGCGTGATCGACCCGAGAATCCGGCCACAGGGATCAGCTGGCCCGCGACGTGCATCGCACAGCGGACGACGTCTCCCCACGGCTCGGTCATTCTGCCGTCCACCGACCTTCCCGCCCCCGTGCAGGACATCACCGCGCTCGTTCTCTCCACGGATCCCTCCGCGCCGGTCGTCGAGCGGCTCGTCCCCCTGGTCTACGACCAGCTGCGCGAGATCGCCCGGCGGCATCTGCGCAACGAGCAGGCGGGGCACACGCTCTCCACCACGGCCCTGGTCCACGAGGCGTACCTGCGGCTCGTGAACGTGCCGGAGCTGCCCGAGGAGAACCGGGCGCGGTTCCTGGCGGCGGCCTCGGTGGCCATGCGTCGTGTGCTCCTGGACTACGCCCGCGCCCGCAAGGCCGACAAGCGCGGGGGTCTGCGACGGCGCGTCACGCTCGACGACGCGCTCGGGCTCCCGGCCGGCGACGCCGCAGACGATCTGCTCCCGCTCGACGACGCCCTCACGCGCCTCTCGGCGATCGACCCGCGGCTCGTCCAGGTCGTCGAGTGCCGGTTCTTCGGCGGCATGACCGACCTCGAAACGGCGATGGCGTTAGGCACGTCGGAGCGCACCGTCCGGCGCGATTGGCTCAGGGCCCGGGGCTGGCTCGCCGCCGAGCTGGGCGCCTAA
- a CDS encoding flagellar basal body-associated FliL family protein, whose amino-acid sequence MSDAPEAAPEATDVPKAKKPPKGAVLIGALVGGLVIGVAGGLFAVGPMVAKSSGYVVTADTTHAEGEGEAADGEHGAAAAAGEHAPEGEGGGGAPNLHLIDNLVLNPAGSNGTRFLMIAAAIEFKDAALVESFKSRDAEVRDIVLRVMGAKSVDQLSDMSMRDSLRRELADSLTNLVPKAQRKQAIRSVFFPQFVIQ is encoded by the coding sequence ATGTCCGACGCACCAGAAGCAGCACCCGAAGCCACCGACGTCCCCAAGGCGAAGAAGCCGCCCAAAGGCGCCGTCCTGATCGGCGCCCTCGTCGGCGGCCTGGTCATCGGCGTCGCCGGCGGCCTCTTCGCCGTTGGTCCGATGGTCGCGAAAAGCTCCGGCTACGTCGTCACCGCCGACACCACGCACGCAGAAGGCGAAGGTGAAGCCGCCGACGGTGAACACGGCGCAGCGGCCGCCGCAGGGGAACACGCGCCGGAAGGCGAAGGCGGCGGCGGAGCGCCCAACCTGCACCTGATCGACAACCTCGTGCTCAACCCGGCGGGCTCGAACGGCACCCGCTTCCTCATGATCGCGGCCGCGATCGAGTTCAAGGATGCGGCGCTGGTCGAGTCGTTCAAGAGTCGCGACGCCGAAGTGCGCGACATCGTGCTGCGCGTGATGGGCGCCAAGTCGGTGGATCAGCTCTCCGACATGTCGATGCGCGACTCCCTGCGTCGCGAACTCGCCGACTCGCTCACGAACCTCGTGCCCAAGGCGCAGCGCAAGCAGGCGATCCGCAGCGTGTTCTTCCCGCAGTTCGTCATCCAGTAA
- a CDS encoding TonB-dependent receptor produces MPVSSLPTRALRITGALLFLAIALPATAQAQATVQLSGYIRHAESRDVVRYAILAADGDSARGQSNTDGFYFLNLTPGEHRIRVRAVGFAPLDTSITLTASSTRDFFLVPRVVELQRVQVAADEQKSDIDPTTAEMSVARLDLQTIRQAPAALGEVDPLRSITLLPGVSRSSDFSTAFSVRGGSSDQNLILLDEATIYNPAHVLGFLSVFNADAVADMTLHKGAIPPRFGGRLSSVLDARQREGNASDFGGTASIGLLSSRLLLEGPLKGTRGSFLIAARRSYADVFLKLSPDSSVRDTRAWFYDLNAKANVPLGSTGTLMASGYAGRDLLSPSKDFAAGWGNVSGTLRWNQIFRSRLFSKASYTLGSYDYLLGFTFLDSRVDWTSRITSQELRLEESWHFSERNILEFGFEGATHAMRPGDLVPRDTSAVQAVRVTTRHGRSGAVYLGHVVDIGPSVTLAYGTRYSHFARVGPGTTYRYPGDKPVVWNDALHRYEPVLPIDSTRTSSGVIADAGGLEPRVSLRVGITPVTSIKASYARTRQYLLLATRTNAPTPLDAWEPMGPYTRPQRADQVALGYQATLRDGGYEFSAESYFKRSYNVLDFVEGSDPILNPQIETVLLQGVGRAYGLELFLRKQVGDLTGWVSYALSRAETRFRAGQDAGINDGAWLRAPTDKLHDLAIVAVRPVWKRWTLGSTFTLASGLPATYPVSRYVVDGYVIPDYGPRNSARLPMYHRLDLSLTRSGRRNELQFGVFNAYNRFNAQSMTFRQAESDPLRTEAVQFSVFGIVPSISYTFKF; encoded by the coding sequence ATGCCCGTCTCATCATTGCCCACCCGTGCGCTCCGCATCACGGGTGCGCTGCTCTTCCTCGCCATCGCCCTGCCCGCCACGGCCCAGGCCCAGGCCACCGTTCAGCTGTCGGGCTACATCCGACACGCCGAAAGCCGCGACGTGGTGCGCTATGCCATCCTTGCCGCAGACGGGGACAGCGCCCGCGGACAAAGCAACACGGACGGATTCTACTTCCTGAACCTGACACCCGGCGAGCACCGCATTCGCGTGCGCGCGGTGGGCTTTGCCCCTCTCGACACCAGCATCACGCTCACCGCCTCGTCCACGCGGGACTTCTTCCTCGTGCCGCGCGTCGTCGAACTGCAGCGCGTGCAGGTGGCCGCCGACGAGCAGAAGTCGGATATCGATCCAACGACCGCCGAGATGAGCGTCGCGCGGCTCGACCTGCAGACGATTCGCCAGGCTCCCGCCGCCCTGGGAGAGGTGGACCCGCTGCGCAGCATCACGCTCCTGCCCGGCGTGTCACGATCGAGCGACTTCTCGACGGCCTTCAGCGTGCGCGGCGGCAGCAGCGACCAGAACCTGATCCTCCTCGACGAAGCGACGATCTACAACCCGGCGCACGTGCTCGGCTTCCTCAGCGTGTTCAATGCCGACGCGGTGGCCGACATGACGCTGCACAAAGGCGCGATCCCACCGCGTTTCGGTGGGCGGTTGTCGTCGGTGCTCGATGCGCGCCAGCGCGAAGGCAACGCCTCCGACTTCGGCGGAACGGCGTCCATCGGACTCCTCTCGAGCCGGCTCCTGCTCGAAGGCCCCCTCAAGGGCACCCGGGGCTCGTTCCTGATCGCCGCCCGCCGCTCCTACGCCGACGTCTTTCTCAAGCTGTCGCCGGACAGCTCGGTGCGCGACACCAGGGCCTGGTTCTACGACCTCAACGCCAAGGCCAATGTACCGTTAGGCAGCACGGGCACGCTGATGGCCTCGGGCTACGCCGGCCGCGACCTGCTCAGCCCGTCGAAAGACTTTGCCGCCGGCTGGGGCAACGTGTCCGGCACGCTGCGCTGGAATCAGATTTTCCGCTCCCGCCTCTTCTCCAAAGCGTCCTACACACTCGGGAGCTACGACTACCTGCTGGGGTTCACGTTCCTCGACTCTCGGGTGGACTGGACGTCGCGCATCACGAGTCAGGAACTGCGGCTCGAGGAGTCCTGGCACTTTTCCGAACGGAACATCCTGGAGTTTGGCTTCGAGGGCGCCACGCATGCCATGCGTCCCGGCGACCTTGTGCCCCGCGACACCTCGGCGGTGCAGGCCGTTCGCGTCACCACGCGGCACGGACGATCGGGCGCCGTCTACCTGGGGCACGTGGTCGACATCGGACCGAGCGTCACGCTCGCCTACGGCACCCGATACTCCCATTTCGCGCGCGTGGGCCCCGGCACGACCTATCGGTATCCCGGTGACAAGCCGGTCGTGTGGAACGATGCGCTGCATCGCTACGAGCCGGTTCTCCCGATCGACAGCACTCGCACGTCGTCTGGCGTCATAGCCGATGCCGGCGGCCTGGAGCCTCGGGTGTCGCTACGCGTTGGGATCACGCCCGTCACGTCGATCAAGGCCAGCTACGCGCGCACCCGCCAGTACCTCCTGCTGGCCACGCGCACCAACGCGCCAACACCGCTCGACGCGTGGGAGCCCATGGGTCCCTACACTCGCCCGCAGCGCGCCGACCAGGTGGCGCTCGGGTACCAGGCGACCTTGCGCGACGGCGGCTACGAGTTTTCCGCCGAGTCGTACTTCAAGCGGTCGTACAACGTGCTGGACTTCGTGGAGGGGTCCGACCCCATCCTGAACCCGCAGATCGAGACGGTGCTGCTGCAGGGAGTTGGACGGGCCTATGGGCTCGAACTGTTCCTGCGCAAGCAGGTCGGCGACCTTACGGGATGGGTGTCGTACGCGCTGAGCCGCGCCGAGACCCGGTTCAGGGCCGGCCAGGACGCCGGCATCAACGATGGTGCATGGCTGCGTGCGCCCACCGACAAGCTCCACGACCTCGCGATCGTTGCCGTGCGACCCGTGTGGAAGCGCTGGACCCTCGGCAGCACGTTCACACTCGCCAGCGGGCTGCCGGCGACGTATCCGGTCTCGCGCTACGTGGTGGACGGGTACGTCATCCCCGACTACGGGCCACGCAACAGTGCGCGCTTGCCCATGTACCATCGCCTCGACCTGAGCCTCACGCGCTCGGGCCGTCGCAACGAGCTGCAGTTCGGCGTGTTCAACGCGTACAACCGGTTCAACGCACAGAGCATGACGTTCCGCCAGGCCGAGTCCGATCCGCTCCGCACGGAGGCCGTGCAGTTCTCGGTGTTCGGCATCGTGCCGAGCATCTCGTACACTTTCAAGTTTTAG
- a CDS encoding FliM/FliN family flagellar motor switch protein, whose translation MSSESLSQNEIDALLGSASSGAAPAGEPDVATTRGGTAGGESQVYDFRRPHRISKEKLRSLEAVYERFAKSVEGWLLGRVRGGVQLQLQSVEHFSFGEFTLSLPTPCASYTFEIGETGQHGVIDFGHEFAYFLVDRLFGGSGTPAVPGRSLTPIERMAVRVVAERMLGVLSEVWSDWLKLDLELVGFESIPEILRVANREDPMLVASVEVTAAETSSLVLVCLPFAVLEDFFAHGNESRVATQGSPVERDANRQLAEHSLRGARTWVSARLPTFQLSMRDLLGLSVGGVLQTGIQRTAELDVFVGSQRRFRASPGRMGPSLAVRLTDGLQSAPEADAIPLTRLKP comes from the coding sequence GTGTCATCCGAGTCCCTCTCGCAGAACGAGATCGACGCGCTCCTCGGGAGCGCCAGCAGCGGCGCGGCACCAGCGGGTGAGCCCGACGTCGCAACCACGCGTGGCGGCACGGCTGGCGGCGAGTCGCAGGTCTACGACTTCCGCCGCCCGCACCGGATCTCCAAGGAAAAACTGCGCTCGCTCGAAGCCGTCTACGAGCGATTCGCCAAGTCGGTCGAGGGCTGGTTGCTCGGCCGAGTACGCGGCGGCGTTCAGCTGCAACTGCAGAGCGTCGAACACTTCAGCTTTGGCGAGTTCACGCTCTCGCTGCCCACGCCGTGTGCCTCGTACACCTTCGAGATCGGCGAGACGGGCCAGCACGGCGTCATCGACTTTGGCCACGAGTTCGCCTACTTCCTGGTCGATCGACTGTTTGGGGGCAGCGGTACACCGGCGGTCCCGGGCCGCAGCCTCACGCCGATCGAACGCATGGCGGTGCGCGTCGTGGCCGAGCGCATGTTGGGCGTGCTGAGCGAAGTCTGGTCCGACTGGCTCAAGCTCGATCTCGAACTCGTGGGCTTCGAGTCGATTCCCGAGATTCTGCGCGTAGCGAACCGCGAAGATCCGATGCTCGTGGCCAGTGTCGAGGTCACAGCCGCCGAGACGAGCAGCCTGGTGCTGGTGTGCCTGCCGTTCGCGGTGCTGGAGGACTTCTTTGCCCACGGCAACGAATCGCGCGTGGCCACGCAGGGATCGCCCGTCGAGCGCGACGCGAACCGTCAGCTGGCCGAGCATTCGCTGCGCGGCGCACGCACCTGGGTCTCGGCGCGCCTGCCGACCTTCCAGCTCTCGATGCGCGACCTGCTCGGGCTCTCGGTGGGCGGCGTGCTACAGACGGGCATTCAACGCACCGCCGAACTCGACGTGTTCGTCGGCTCGCAGCGCCGCTTTCGCGCGTCGCCGGGCCGCATGGGTCCGTCGCTCGCCGTTCGCCTTACCGACGGCCTCCAGTCCGCCCCGGAGGCCGATGCCATTCCGCTCACCCGACTCAAGCCATGA
- the fliP gene encoding flagellar type III secretion system pore protein FliP (The bacterial flagellar biogenesis protein FliP forms a type III secretion system (T3SS)-type pore required for flagellar assembly.), with amino-acid sequence MTFSAFVGVCLTLAFVLGLVAITMRLLRRVSMSTPAGRRSSRITLDVVQRIPLGPRQGIAVVKIGEQLVAVSVGEGGVRPILEIETTADEAATEAVVPTVVDAQGFAPALLSRLRQAGLPLLLAAAVLGALPHPSFAQQTTAATQSTGATQTSAARAGAGQQSSPPARASTRPTVAQPATVPLPQAPGTTSLDRALGQALPSLDLNLAKDGDGNGLRMSGSVGIVIMLGLLTLLPSLILMMTSFTRILIVLNFVKQALGTQNSPPGQLVAALALILTGFVMAPTVDEVNTKAITPWLDGRIEQGAMMKEAIGPMREFMLRQVRERDLATFVELSNSRPTGPEDVSTVVLMSAFVTSELRTAFQLGFVLFLPFIVIDVVVSSVLMSMGMFMLPPAMISLPFKLLLFVLVDGWSLLIQSLVQGFR; translated from the coding sequence GTGACCTTCAGCGCGTTCGTCGGCGTCTGCCTGACGCTTGCGTTCGTTCTCGGGCTGGTCGCGATCACCATGCGACTGCTGCGCCGCGTGTCGATGAGCACTCCGGCGGGTCGCCGGTCGTCGCGCATCACGCTCGACGTCGTCCAGCGTATCCCGCTCGGCCCGCGTCAGGGCATTGCCGTCGTGAAGATCGGCGAACAGCTGGTGGCGGTGAGTGTGGGCGAAGGGGGCGTCAGGCCGATCCTCGAGATCGAGACCACGGCCGACGAAGCGGCCACCGAGGCCGTTGTTCCAACCGTCGTCGACGCACAGGGGTTCGCGCCCGCGCTGCTCTCGCGCTTGCGCCAGGCGGGCCTCCCGCTCCTGCTCGCCGCCGCGGTGCTCGGCGCGCTCCCGCATCCTTCGTTCGCGCAGCAGACGACGGCGGCGACGCAGTCGACTGGGGCGACGCAAACGTCGGCCGCGCGCGCAGGCGCGGGCCAGCAGTCATCGCCGCCCGCGCGCGCATCGACACGGCCGACCGTCGCACAGCCGGCCACCGTGCCGCTCCCCCAGGCGCCGGGCACCACCTCGCTCGATCGCGCGCTCGGCCAGGCCCTGCCGTCGCTCGACCTCAACCTCGCGAAGGACGGCGACGGCAACGGACTCCGCATGAGCGGGTCGGTCGGCATCGTCATCATGCTCGGGCTGCTCACGCTGCTGCCCTCGCTGATCCTGATGATGACGAGCTTCACGCGCATCCTGATCGTGCTGAACTTCGTCAAGCAGGCCCTTGGCACGCAGAACTCGCCGCCCGGACAGCTGGTGGCCGCGCTCGCGCTCATTCTCACCGGCTTCGTGATGGCGCCCACCGTCGACGAGGTCAACACGAAGGCCATCACCCCATGGTTGGACGGGCGCATCGAGCAGGGGGCCATGATGAAGGAAGCGATCGGGCCGATGCGCGAGTTCATGCTGCGTCAGGTGCGCGAACGCGACCTCGCGACGTTCGTCGAGCTCTCCAACTCACGACCGACCGGGCCGGAAGACGTTTCCACGGTGGTCCTGATGTCGGCGTTCGTCACCAGCGAACTGCGCACGGCGTTTCAGCTGGGCTTCGTGCTGTTCCTCCCCTTCATCGTCATCGACGTCGTCGTGTCGAGCGTGCTGATGAGCATGGGCATGTTCATGCTCCCGCCGGCGATGATCTCGCTGCCATTCAAGCTGCTGCTCTTCGTGCTGGTCGACGGATGGTCGCTGCTGATCCAGAGCCTCGTGCAGGGGTTCCGATGA